From the genome of Leucoraja erinacea ecotype New England chromosome 24, Leri_hhj_1, whole genome shotgun sequence:
ATTTATCCAGGCAAGTGCTCACATTCCTGACATTCTTGTAGATGGCGGACAGGCTTTGGGCAGTTAGAAGGGGAGTTACTTGCAACATGATTTCTAGCCGCTGATCTGTTCTCATAACATAACCACATTGTTGATGCATCTAGTCCAGCTCAGTTTCTTGTCAATAGCAACCCCCAGGCTATTGTTAGTGGGGCTTTCAGTAGCGCTAATTCCATTGAATGTAAGGGGTTGATACCCGGATTTCAAGACTTTGACAATTAACCCATTGTAAAATTACATCGAATTTAGCAAAGATCACTATGGTCTCACATTTATACTAAGCAGGCAAGCAAGGTGCCATGTTTCATGTACAAAGTTATGAACACCAACAATGAGAATATGCAAAGTGTACAATTTAAGAAGTACTGAGCTCCACTAAACACAGAGAAGATCTAATGGAGGCATAACTAAATTCTATGCAGTTTAATACATCAAGCATCAGCTCCATTTAACATTTTAAGTAGCCAAATCtattatgttttaattcccaacacAAAGTAGCAAATACAAATATCTCTTTTATTCTATATTTAAAAACTGTGGAAATGCTCACCTCACACTCACTTGGTATACCCCTACGTTGGTGGGGCTTTTGGGTATTACTTCCATCTGTGGGGCAGCGTTCACGTTGGTTCTCCTTCTGCTCGATAGGTTCAAAATCAGGGTCCTCTGGTTCCTCTTTGATTTTAATTTGTAAATTGGTCTGTGATAAGACAATGGGCGAGGTGTTCTCCCTTCCTGGACAATCACCAGATGTTGAAACTGTCTCGGGGCCTGGGCTGGATGATCCACTGTTCTTCTGCATGACAAGGTAGATTTTACCATTGTCAATCACCATGGCATTATCTTTCCATGGGGGAAACAAGCCTGCTTCAGTTTCTGTATGTGAAGGTGGTGGCAAAAGGCTTAGAATCCCTCCTTTTGTAAGCTGCTGATTGGCCAAATTCTTTAAGATCTTTGAGGCCAAATTATTGGAAGATTTAACTGGAACGAGGCAGTGTGATGAATAATCTGTGTTCTTCACTGCCAATTTCAAAGAAGGGTCCTGGGACACGGACTGCTCATTGTTCGAAACTACTGCACTACTGGCAGGTGATGGTGAGCTAATCACAGGGTCGTCACTAGCAATGAGGATTGTTGGGACTTCAACCATGTTTTTAGGTTGAATGTTTGGGACGTGCTTTGCAATTGTCTTCACAGTATTAACTGGGCAAACATAAATGACTGTTGGAGATGGCTGTGCAGATTGACTCCAGTTAGCAAGGTTGCAAGCCAAAATCTTCTGCTGGACGGCAGGAGGCAGTAGAGATGCTGGTACAGATTTCACTTCTGCATTTGCAGGGATCTGAAGATAATGACCAGAAGGCAATATTGGATTCTTAAAAACCATGAAAGTCTTCTGATCCTCAGTTGGAGTGGGAGATGGCGGAGTGCCCTGCTCTGATGCGTTAGGTAAAGTAACTTTTGCTAGCTGAGGAGTCAGTATGACCTCTGGTAAAGTTGAAGATGCTTTGATTTTCTGTACGGCTGGACCATGCACAGTAACTGTTGTTATTTTATAAGCCATTTCATCTGGAGCCAAAGAGGGAGAAGAATAGGTTTTCTGGATCGCTCGGCGAAGCAAATTCACTTTATTAATAAACTTTTCTACTGGCAAAGTAGAAGATGTTTGGATTTCCTGTATAGTTGGATTATGCAAAGTAGTTGTTTTTGGACTACAGGACTCTTTGACTGTTGCTGAAATGGCAACTGGTTTGGCCTTCTGAATAGGTAGCCCAGATAAAGTAAGTGCTGCCAGACTTGGACATTGCAAAGGTGCAGCTGTTGGTGCCGCAAGTACCTTTTCTTGTGACAAGCTGGCTGGAGGCACCTTACTGTTACTTACAGGTGCTTCAACAACCTCACTGTTACCTACAGGTGCTATCAGAAATCTTCCTGCGTTGGTGGGCTGCAGTAGTGGAAGACATCTTTTTTGAGAACTGCAATTTGTTGTTGCAACAGAgatcatatttagtttagtaaAGGAACTACTGGTGGAAATTGGAAGAGGAACAGCCGGGATGTAATGTGCAGTGCTGTTGGAGAGTGGAATTAGTTTCAGGAGGTTCTTTCCATCAAGGCTTGTAGTCTGCACAATCCGGTACATTAATCCAGAAATGCTAGGAGAGACATTAAAATATGTTATTAGTTGATATGAAGATATCTATTTCTATTACAAAATATGTTGCACTAGAACTAGATCATTAAACTAAATAGATTTTCAATTTATCGTGCCATAAAAACAATCAAGCAGATGATTCTATTTTAACTGTCACAGTTATTATTCATAAGACCATAAAACaggagaattgggccattcagcccatcaagtctacgctgccattcgatcgtggctgatgtatatttccgtctcaaccccgttttcctcccttctccctggaacctttgacacccttactaatacaGAACCTAttcatctttgctttaaaaatatccaatactccacagccgcctgtggctaTGAatccctcagattcaccaccctctagataTGGAAAATTCTCCTTATCTCTGTAatagatacatccttttattctgaggttgtgccctttgTTTCATACTTGAGTTCTCACAGTCTGAAAGGACGATGACATCTGCAGTTTAGACATTTCAATAAAAAGTGAACTAATGTAGAAAATTGCACAATCAGTCTTTATTTCCGTACTAACGTTCAGAAAGAGAAGGGAAGCATTTGGATaaaatgtgtaaaaaggaactgcagatgcaggttcatactgaagatagacacaaagtgttggagtaactcagctggtcaggcaacatctcatggTCAAAAAGTATGGATGATGTTTcgtttcaggacccttcttcaaactgaaagtagaggggagggaaatggaggtaagaaaaggccagaacaatgcAGACCTGGCAACAGataaccaaggaagggtggagcccataatggtgaTATCGAAGAGATACAACAATGCGAACAGTGTAACAAGTTGGGCGACATGTGTGGGGGAGATAGGGAATgcagttacttgaaattaaaaaatcaatattctcaccgctaggttgtaagctgcccaagcaaaatatgaggtgctgttcctccaatttgcgtgtggccactctctgacagtggaggaggcccaggactggaaggtcagtatgggtatggcaatgggagttaaaatgcttgGAAACCGGGAGTTTGCGTCAGCCAAGGCAggctgagcgcaagtgttcagtgaaacattcGCCCagactgtgcttggtctcgccgatatatgggAGCCCACACAGAGAACAACGGATACTGTAAATGAGGctggaggtggtgcaagtgaacctcacatcacctgaaaggactgtcagggaccCTGGattgagtcgagggaggaggtataaggaggaggtataaggtagatgttgcatctcctgcggttgcaggggaaagttcctggggagggggtgatttgggtgggaagggattaaTGAATCTGGGAGTTGCagtgggaacagtctctgcagaaagcagaagggaggggggaaatggaaagatgtgactagtggtagatcccgttgaaggtggcgaaaatgtcgaaggatgcggtgttgtatgcgacagctgatgggatgaaaggcgaggactagaaactctgtccctgttgtgactgGGAGAGTGGGAGCCAGAGCAGAACTATGCGATACAGGGGTGACACATGTGAAGGCCTTCTCTGTGAAAGAAGAGGGGAACCGTCATTCCCTAAATAATGAGGACAACTCGCATGAGgatatttcaagtaacccctgcatttcctcccttACCCACCCTCGTCACCCTACTTGTATCCAGTGGGAACCAATGTAGGACTAAGGGAGGTAAGACGCTGGACGCTGTCATGGAAGGTTATGAAAGAAAGTTCAGTAGACAGAAAAGGTTGAGCAAGGAAGGAAATGCAGTATGAGTGTTGGactgaattgaatttattttaatGCGAAAGGCCTGACGGACAAGACAGATGAATTCTGGGCATGAATATGTAGTGCGATTGGGATGTTGTGTCTCTTACAGAATCTTGGCTAAGAGGGCAGGACTAGCAGCTTAATATTCCATGATACAGATGCTGCAGGCGAGATTAttaatgccattcgctttcttcactgcctgctgtacctgcatgcttacttccattgactgatgaacaaggaccccccccccccagataccgttgcacttccccttttcccaacttgacaccatttagataataatctgccttcctgtttttgctatcaaagtggataacctcacattatccactcacccaacctgtccaagtcaccctacattctcaaagcatcttcctcacagttcacactgccacccagctttgtgtcatctgcaaatttgctaatattactttgaatcccctcatctaaatcattgatgtatattgtaaatagctgcggtccaggcaccaagccttgcagtactccactagtcactgcctgccattctgaaagagacccgttaatccctactctttgtttcccatctgccaaccaattttctatccatgtcagcactctacccccaataccatgtgccttaattttgcccaaagttctttagtaacttgtcagtttctttgttgaactaaattaaggcgcatgttgcaatcaaaagcgcttgcacaattggttgggaagaaagccaaactgtaagaaagacatCTGCGCCTCCTTTTCAAGAGCAGCCAGCTCTTGCAcagtcctatgtgggaccttatcaaatgctttctgaaagtccaggtacactgcatccactggctctcccgtgtccattttcctagttacatccacaaaaaattacagaagattagtcaagcatgatttccccttcataaatccatgctgactcggaccgatcctgtgacTGCTATCCAAGTGTGCCGCTATTTcaacttttatgattgactccagcatcttccccgccactgatgtcaggctaactggtctataattccctgttttctctctcccgcctttcttaaaaagtgggataacattagctaacctccaatccacgggaaatgatcctgaatctatagaatctACTATATACTATATCTACTGAATCTacatcttacctcgacggagaagcaatttttttcccccatcgtatctctgtccccattgcggcctaacatcgtggagtggcgcggcctttcctgaagaCCAACCCGGCACTTCAACCGCGGGCGcagtgcggacttaacatcgtggaacctgcgatccctttgccggggatcgactgtGGAGACCTCCAACCGCATgagacttcaacatcgtggagcccgcgatccctggttagagaccgattcgggagctccaagcagcGGAGAGTTTCAACCGTACCAACACAGGAGTTTCGATCACCACGACGCGAGGGCTTTCGGGtcgccgactgcgggagctttgatagactgtggatggttcgacagcCCCGACCGCGGCAGAATAAAGAgtgagaagattggactttattaccttccatcacagtgaggaatgtggagagccgctatgatggatgtttatgttaacttttattttatgcggctgtgtgtcttgttgcttttcacttagtatggctgtctggtaacacaaatttcactgtaccttaattgctacgtgacaataaactgaccttgaaacctaaaGAGTGGGTCTTATCAGCTCTTCACggagttcctccctcacatcaaCACTCCCCCTCCCTCGACTGGAGGAGAGTTGTTAAACGTCTGTTTGGAGGGTCATCTTAAGAGGAGGAAGAACCTCGTGATGTTCTCCTTGATTACTTCCAACCAGTGCATCAGGGAGTCAGAGTGGGAGTCACAGTTCTCCAACCTGTGTAGTCACTCTTTAGTTTCTCGATATTCTCTGCAGTCTGTAGTTTGTTATTTTTCAGTTTGTTAGTTTGTGACCTTGTGGGACATTTCCAAGTtcaaggcagatgtgactttTATACAAGAGTGCCACAGTACAACAATTATaggacagggctcgaaattaatggttgcctgggtgccaatgaccacccaaagtgccgccgggcaacctaaaagccgagTCACTTTGCCTGGCTtgacactgcagatactggcttataccgaagatagacacaaaaaactggagtaactcagtgggtcaggcagcatctctggagaaaaggattgtgatgtttcgtgtcagagacggctgtattgcggggcaaagatattAGGAGCGTGGTGacaaagggtcggagcgaatgacgggccctgcACAGCGACagcagctccatctcctccttccgcaccccgcccgccctgatagcagtcgctgcctgccaatctgccaacggcgctttcaaaacaaaccttcCCACACAACGAGgctgagaggagggagggagggggaggcctccttccgccatCTGAAGCAGTTGTACCAAAgagcctatagctataggatctttgagctgcattGCTCGGCCCCtgcaccttcctgttggctggtggtggaggaggggaggcggtggcgaggagatcacAACTGTCTCCCCAACAGCGGGGCGATGTTATCCGAGGAGCCCtcacctcccttcctcccctctccctcgtatgccccccctccacccctcttatcctgggacccctcctctccatcctgcactgatctccattcccgcctctaatcagtcctcactgacatcccctgtgcttccctccccataaaccccccatctattcatcctgcgctgatctccctatccacctcgcaatGATTCTCATGCCACTCCCCATCCATCTTACaatggtcccccaattcatcctgtacttaccccccttcccatccatcctgcacttctcttccattcatcctgtactgattccctcattcatcctatactgagcccctcattcatcctgttctgatccctcattcatcctatactgatcccctcattcatcctgtactgatcccccattcaactTTTACTGGTCCCCCACTCATCTTTTACTgaaccacccattcatcctgtactgatcccctcattcatcctgtagtgattccccattcatcctgcacagacccaccGATCCACATGGTACTGATGACCCCCTattcatcctgtactaatcccccaccattcatcctgcgctgatcccccccccccccatccatcctgtactgattcttCTTGAAAGTCCTTGAactgtctgaagggtcttgacccaaaacgttcatttccttcgctacatagaggctgcctcgcccgctgagtttctccagcacttttgtctacccccattcatcctgtactgatccccccattaatcctgtactgatccacccCATTTATCCTGCGCTGATCCCCCCCCCAAATCCATGCTGCACTGATCCTCCCAttaaagaagaatggggggggggggggaacagtctgaaaaagggtctcgactcgaaacgttgcctatttccttcgctccatagatgctgcctcaaccgctgcatTTCTTTAGCATTTTTGTCCAcgcccattcatcctgtgctgatccccCTATCCATCCCGTACTtgacccccccattcaacaccactgacatcccccgtgctctcccctcacaattttatttactccaaccaacatgtactaattcacctgcctcaatccatccattctgcacatcGACTGCctactaacccccctcccccctcgccctcTATCCCCGCCCCACTTATTCACACACCCACCTCCTCCCTGACCCTATTTTGCTGGAAATGTCTttagagcgaacattgactgtttgataatggaatgcaatcaaatgtgttttaattcccaatgttattatttgttttagttcataaagatggattaattaaattgtgaacacgtgaaaaattaaaaccgcagtgttcgattgtcactgctactgtTGACACGTttgttacagaattcattttaacggcaaatcaatgctcttaatatggagtatcagtactgtagttatttaatgagcaacattcacaactatacgttggatttatccaggttttacttctacagtcagtcatatacatcacaaatttggtcaggagatatttcagttgaaattttaatgttaattctgaagCGGGAATGatgcgtttatcaataatttttttttaaactggtgcATCTAAACTggatatcttcattgctgttcacaacacgtacatctaatctgaatgtccggtaaggtggcgttttgacacctttaaaaatATCACCAAAAGAATAtctgctgcagttatgtcctttggccatctcttgtcagttagtgtaatgtttaacctgtctgatgggtatagtcagttttaacagctcttatcataaaatgcctttagaaatttccttgcaacctgtatattttgttatggataaatcatgtgggaagcgagagtgtttctgtaccaatagcaatatcgACCCATGCTacagccatgtcatggtaattttcagtcctttacagaaaacatgcttgcatcaatctgtagtgtgcatggttaagcatatatgttaccgtggtccaggatttattgacgcaggttgatcatacgctgactAATCCAACCACatctttgtttggaagtggaaagaactaatagaaattgcattaattgtaatgtgtaaaaagagttgagatactgtattataattttgctgcatgtcattgtggtatatatcatgtcttgattggtgaatatatttagattgtgactttatttgaagcagaaataatatgtgaatgcttcattgagcataattccgactggtaactacgcacttcgtccgagcatacGTCATGCAAATCGTCTTAAattaccacctaaactgtcatttggcaacctaaaaagctgccaaggttgcccggctggcaacagattAAAAAAAGCCCTGTAAGAGGTGGTCGTGATGGTAGCACCATGGAATATCGGTAAGGTCGGGGGTCAATGACTCTAGCACTTCTGGCCTTGAACACAAGGTGTTAAGACATTGCACAGGGCTTTTAACAGTGCGCACGTTTAGTGATGCCAGTTTTATCTTAATCTTTGTCTTGGATTTCATGGTTCACCAACACCGTCCATTTCCTGAGCCCTCATGCCCACTTTGGTGAAATGTGCAGTTTCTTGGCTTATGTACTGGGACTAGTCTCCCTCAGGAGGAGGAGTCTCTTCCAGGGACATGGGAGCAGGGCAGGGGAGGGGCTGTACAAAAAGTACTTTTTCTTCCTCTTGCCTCTGTACCTGCTCCTGGTCTTCCAGTGCTGGGGTGCGCTGG
Proteins encoded in this window:
- the lrif1 gene encoding ligand-dependent nuclear receptor-interacting factor 1 isoform X2, which translates into the protein MYRIVQTTSLDGKNLLKLIPLSNSTAHYIPAVPLPISTSSSFTKLNMISVATTNCSSQKRCLPLLQPTNAGRFLIAPVGNSEVVEAPVSNSKVPPASLSQEKVLAAPTAAPLQCPSLAALTLSGLPIQKAKPVAISATVKESCSPKTTTLHNPTIQEIQTSSTLPVEKFINKVNLLRRAIQKTYSSPSLAPDEMAYKITTVTVHGPAVQKIKASSTLPEVILTPQLAKVTLPNASEQGTPPSPTPTEDQKTFMVFKNPILPSGHYLQIPANAEVKSVPASLLPPAVQQKILACNLANWSQSAQPSPTVIYVCPVNTVKTIAKHVPNIQPKNMVEVPTILIASDDPVISSPSPASSAVVSNNEQSVSQDPSLKLAVKNTDYSSHCLVPVKSSNNLASKILKNLANQQLTKGGILSLLPPPSHTETEAGLFPPWKDNAMVIDNGKIYLVMQKNSGSSSPGPETVSTSGDCPGRENTSPIVLSQTNLQIKIKEEPEDPDFEPIEQKENQRERCPTDGSNTQKPHQRRGIPSECEHMDPVCRMLGEETDGQLLKKAGIRTNLQICLTRISQKQLEQWEKSSSPAISEAQESPDQQIKKVDDITTAITNKKIQDIANLMVVKKEEPIDPGYYAHHTKEMEIKVEPKSPVKRKSESINCSMAVKKQRLKRLFSNCESEHAYSCLPVYSTEASPLSTSVTSHIDSHSKQEALAGTTKPSMAPEKCLIMESSTIAGIDNANGLQLAPRAGPAPSISSFSIGHSFATDISTARTSTLPLNVDETARDEKIRRLKEILKEKEAALEAIRKKMIKAKSPSKTNVKLALNMLIIKKQPDKKKTLNRKSEHAYSCLREENVHVSPRSSSLNSRSEPNVTESCNSVTHCAAANKVLDLSSISEVTPPPSNVDRTAREEKIRRLKAILKAKEAALETIRKSKKVSIQL
- the lrif1 gene encoding ligand-dependent nuclear receptor-interacting factor 1 isoform X1 — its product is MNNVKSIVLQSADGSSNSQRISGLMYRIVQTTSLDGKNLLKLIPLSNSTAHYIPAVPLPISTSSSFTKLNMISVATTNCSSQKRCLPLLQPTNAGRFLIAPVGNSEVVEAPVSNSKVPPASLSQEKVLAAPTAAPLQCPSLAALTLSGLPIQKAKPVAISATVKESCSPKTTTLHNPTIQEIQTSSTLPVEKFINKVNLLRRAIQKTYSSPSLAPDEMAYKITTVTVHGPAVQKIKASSTLPEVILTPQLAKVTLPNASEQGTPPSPTPTEDQKTFMVFKNPILPSGHYLQIPANAEVKSVPASLLPPAVQQKILACNLANWSQSAQPSPTVIYVCPVNTVKTIAKHVPNIQPKNMVEVPTILIASDDPVISSPSPASSAVVSNNEQSVSQDPSLKLAVKNTDYSSHCLVPVKSSNNLASKILKNLANQQLTKGGILSLLPPPSHTETEAGLFPPWKDNAMVIDNGKIYLVMQKNSGSSSPGPETVSTSGDCPGRENTSPIVLSQTNLQIKIKEEPEDPDFEPIEQKENQRERCPTDGSNTQKPHQRRGIPSECEHMDPVCRMLGEETDGQLLKKAGIRTNLQICLTRISQKQLEQWEKSSSPAISEAQESPDQQIKKVDDITTAITNKKIQDIANLMVVKKEEPIDPGYYAHHTKEMEIKVEPKSPVKRKSESINCSMAVKKQRLKRLFSNCESEHAYSCLPVYSTEASPLSTSVTSHIDSHSKQEALAGTTKPSMAPEKCLIMESSTIAGIDNANGLQLAPRAGPAPSISSFSIGHSFATDISTARTSTLPLNVDETARDEKIRRLKEILKEKEAALEAIRKKMIKAKSPSKTNVKLALNMLIIKKQPDKKKTLNRKSEHAYSCLREENVHVSPRSSSLNSRSEPNVTESCNSVTHCAAANKVLDLSSISEVTPPPSNVDRTAREEKIRRLKAILKAKEAALETIRKSKKVSIQL